TATGGAAAAACAATTCTGGGTTTTATAAGACACTTACGATGGAACATATCTTGCAATCAGCTGAAGAGCTTGATGACACTGATCAAATGTTCTTGGAAGATCTGTATAAATTTTAAAAGAAACAATGAATTATGGTGTGAATTAAACAGTAGGTCACAATCAACCCAACAAACAACTGTGAATCATTAATGCAGATTTGCACTGTACAACATTAAGAAGATCAGACCtctcctatctgagcatgctacacaacttcttgtcatatctagactggactactgcaatgttATTCTGGCAGGactttatgcatttacatttaaaccTCTGCAACTGATCCAGAAAACGACGGCCCGTTTGGTCTTCAACAAACCCAAGAGAGCGCATATCACACCTCTCTTCATCAAACAGCACTGGCTGCCAATAGTTGCTTGCGTCAAGTTCAAGGCATTGACGCTCgattacagaacaaccactggtTCTACACTCACTACTTCAAGTCTATATGCCCTTCAGAAGCTTGCGATCACTGGGTGAGCAGCGCCTCGTGGTGCCACCTCATAGAGGCACAGAATCACTTTCTCTGACTTTCACTTCCACTGTTCCTTGCTGGTTGAATGactttcccaactccatccaagCAGCTTATCCCCTAACTACTTTCAAAAAACATCTAAAGATGCATCTCTTTTGTTAGCACTTGACTTAATCCTACTCTCTAGTCTTCTCTCTTccttaaaaataaattcaatccATTCTTTCACCAATGTTCCTCCCTACTTATCTAagcaatttgaaactttgtattgcggCACTTCTCATGTTACTGCTTCCTTAGCACGATTCACTTTTGCTGTATTCTTTAAataagtgtctgctaaataaataaatgtaaaagtaaataaatctATAATGGTATTTCAACAACAATTGATTTCACAAATGGTATAGAAATACACCcactctcatcttcatcatcagaaTCTGAAATATCCACATTTCCATCCTGGATTCTTATTCTctctgaaaaaaatttaaaaaaaataaacatgattatAAGCGATTTGAGCAATCTCAAACTGAGCAATGCATTAACAAGGAcaaggtaaaaatattgatttaaaaagctaaaatgtgaccaaaatgatgaaaaacaaatgataaaatataatttgtaaaattaatatttttgtaatttaccaCGTTAGAAGGTCCcctaattaacagcattagctgagagacaaTCTCTTTCATAAGTAAGCAGAATgggcattataactgaaatatacccatatgaattggaATCGAGAaattgtgaatcggaatcgaatcaggaaatctgaatCAATACAAAACTTACTTGGCATAAAATTAGAGATGACCATCTTGAGACATGGTCTTAGATAAACTGTCTGGGCTGACACAAGGTTACTCAGAAAAGCCAGATATTCTTCCACAACAGCCGGACTGCGGCCGAGCCAAGGCAGCTTCTGTATAAAAAGACACTTCACAAGTTAGAGCAAAGCAAAACTGGGACCCAACTGACATTTGATGATAATATCACACACTGATGTTTCACTCACCAAAACAACATAGATTAATTGCTCATGATCTTTGCCAAGTTGGGTGACACAGGTCCTGAATTCTTGCAACCAGTTGATGATTTGGCCATCctacaatgaaatacaaaaaaataaataaataaataaaaaacatttgagaGCAAGTTTCTGATGCACTTTTTAAAACACAAACACTTATAAAACACAATACTTGCCTTAATATCAGGGTCTGAGAGCTGATGCTTGATCAGTTCATAGTCACTCGTGTCTCCCTATAGAAGTCACACCAGACATGTCAGTACATGTTTCATCAGACATGGCTGACAGTGACATGAATCGGCTTTCCGAACATTATACTCCAAACATCGTACCCTAAACTCACCAGTTTTAGTTTGGCTAAAGTATTGGCAACAGTGCCCCCAAAACGCACAGTTTTCATTGGAGGTGTATTGATGAAATCCCTGTCGTCCACTTCCATAATGTGTCCACAAGTAGTCTTAATCTGAGAACAAAATACGCAATCGACATAATGTTAATACTGGCACCTTTAATCAATTAACCCTACTTTACAATTCATTCAGTCACCTACAATTGCTGCCTCCACAAACGCTAGCTGAAATAATCAAGAAACAGACAAAAGTTGTATAAACCGGTGGATTATAAGTATCCTTATAGCTTGCACGAAGTAACAATTTTAACCACATTATGCGAGCCATAAGTAGAGTAATTAATTCATTGAATCTTACCAAAAATGCTTATTCATAAactatgaaattttaaaattccGTATTCTAAATGAAATAGTGAAAGATTCACATGCGTAACCATGCCGAGCGCTGCACAACAGGAAGTGCTCACCGGTCAGCTGGACTGTTTTGACGGAAGTCGTAGATGAAGCGCCCAAGAAAACATTGAAACGTCTACCACCACCTATTGGTTTGGAGTGTAATGACTCTGTAAATGCCTTTCTTGAGAGTTCGTTTCATTAGCGATGAACTTCTGTTAGTCTAATTGGGGGAGTCTATCGAAAACATGTCCAGATCACATTAAGAATTTTCGGTGGAAATGtgattaattttcatgaaaataatgtcacaatgcaaaaatataaataaataaataaataaaaataaaatacaaaataaatacaaaaatctcAAAAGTCCTAAATCAGGCTTCATTTTCCTAAAATTTCCTTTGAATtgggttgaaaaaaataaatgatctggacatgtttttgacagttttttttagatttacccTATTTGAGAATAGGAACACGTCACCAGGTTTAGGACGAACGTTCTCACTGAACAAGTTattttatgttaaaggaatattctgggttcagtacaagttaagatcagtcaaaagcatttgtggcatatgtgacttgcccctccttttcttaaaaaaaaaaaaaaaaaaaaaaaaaaaaaatctgggttacagtgaggcacttacaatagaagtgaatggggccaatccgtaaacgttcatatactcactgttttaaaagttcaGCCACCAGATGTAAactatatgtgtgtaaacatgattttagtgtgataaaacttactaacctttcctgtgtaaagttatagccaatttaactTAACTTCAATGTCGTTatgatgtaatgtaaacaaaccctaaaattactttaaaaataatgatttaaaagaACTTTACAGCTACATCAATTTTAGCAGAAGAATTAttctaagtgcttttataaaattataagcttcacatttctgcctttaaaccctccaaaaattggcccccattgacttccattgtaagtgcctcactggaagctcgaattttttctttcttttttttttttttaaagaaaagaaaaagaaaatgagggaatagttgaaataattttttgtggtaatcaattttatgccacaaatagttttgattgatcttaacttgcattaaacccagaatattcctttaagttggcAAAAGTTTTACACAGTTAGCTTAAACTAATTGTGTTAATGTATGAAAGTCACTGCATTTACATAAGCCTatctaatatttttttaaaaactataaatacGTACGAAATTTGAAACAGTAAACTTTTGTAAATAAGTGAGGATACTGTCCTTGAGATAACGATATCAAACAGACTATACCTCCCTTTTCATTTACACCTGCTGATTCTAAATTGGTATGAGCAAACAAAGATAAGAGGAAGCAAACCTAACACTCCTTACTGTTCAAAGGTTGTATGGTGAATAAAAGCAAGACACTAGAAAATATCTGGGTTACAATTACATGTTGGCTAAAACCTTTAAACCAGACACAGATACAAAATACACAGTTATATTTAGGAAaatacatcattttatttttttggtcataCAGCCATTCTTGTCAGTGCATAATTTCAAAACAGTGTGTGgtacaaatcataaaacacaagattaatcaaatcagtaaaaacagtaaaaaaaaaaacaaaaaaaaaaaacaattgcagttcactttttcacaaaattttcacaaaaaataagacaaaaaaaattaatataaaaaaagtgaaaaaaatctgcttaGGCAATGCCATATGGTTGAATGTCCTCTTCTGTGAcctgtcaaaataaaacaaaaattttttacaaaatgttcctCTATATTCATTATAGATTAATTTACCCTCTAGGCTACTTATATTAATTTAACCTATTACAACATGGAAAATGCATTTATGTGCCTTTATATATTTTGTTGGCTCTTACCAACCTGTGCTGCAGACATAATTTCTCTTATtgcatctttgtttttgttttttttgggggggggggttgcttcTATTttgtcctttgtgtgtgtgtgtgtgtgtgtgtcttttttatACTTTGTTTTAGCAAAAGTGTGTGAGCCATTTTCAATGAATCCTTTACATTATTCTTCTTCTTTCaagtttgttgaaaaaaaaaaaaaaaactcaatccTGTAGTGTAAAAAGGGTGAATCTGActacatatttaaacataaagaTATGTCTATTTTCTTTTACATAGGTCTCCATTGTTGTTCTGAGCTTAGGTTTTATAGGTTTCATGGTTAATGTTTAACAGAATGATCTGCCCTACCTATGATTCAAATATTTCCTCAAAGTCATTTCTTCAAAATATCGTGTATGTTCATTGTTCATATCTAGTCAAGTATTGCAGTTAACAAGAAAAAGTGATGGCACAGTCACAATCTATCTCAATAATGTGTTCATCAAACCATTTGGATAGATTGATGTATTTGTTGGCATTGTTACTATCTTGTAACTTGTTGCCCAATATAGACAGTAAAATGTAACTGAGTGGTAATAACCTGTACATGACGGATCATATGGCCTGTGTTTCTCCAGTCACTGTTGCAGACACAGTGCTCAGGTTATCCTGAGAGGTCATTGCTAGAGCTACTGGTACTGGACGAGTGCCTTCTCTTCTGTGCTTTACTTGACCGGGTGCTGCACCTTGACCTCGGGTCACCCCATTTCTCCTGAGAGAGTTCCTGATTCCGCTTGAGAGGCGACTGGAGAACCTCCTGACAACTCCTGCCAAACCTCTGCCCTTCTTCAACAAACCCACATCATCCTCAAGCTCCTCTGGTGGCACCTCAATATTACCCGTGTACCAGAACACCCACCAAATGAGGCTCAGAAAAATGATAATGGCGCCTGCATATATAAGAAAGTCGTAGAAAAATAAATCTCCGAATACGCCCAGCAATAATATGCTGAGACCAAGAACGTCGAAAGCCACGGCGAGCCAGAACGCGCAAGAACATCGCCCGAGACCACCCGGCGCTGCCTCCATCTCGAAGATGTTGTAGGACTGCCTGTTTAATTCTTCTGTCGAACAACCAGTCGTCTGAATTAAGAGTCTGGGTGGTTTCTGTTTGTTTGCATAGGTAAGCGGAGCGGAGGAAGGAGTTCTCCGTTACTGCTTCAACAGTCGTAACGCACCTGGAAAGGGAGTGGCATAGAGCGGTGGGTGCGTCTTAACTACACGGG
This portion of the Myxocyprinus asiaticus isolate MX2 ecotype Aquarium Trade chromosome 14, UBuf_Myxa_2, whole genome shotgun sequence genome encodes:
- the si:dkeyp-72e1.6 gene encoding transmembrane protein 238-like, translated to MEAAPGGLGRCSCAFWLAVAFDVLGLSILLLGVFGDLFFYDFLIYAGAIIIFLSLIWWVFWYTGNIEVPPEELEDDVGLLKKGRGLAGVVRRFSSRLSSGIRNSLRRNGVTRGQGAAPGQVKHRREGTRPVPVALAMTSQDNLSTVSATVTGETQAI